A single Methylobacterium sp. 17Sr1-1 DNA region contains:
- a CDS encoding FAD-dependent monooxygenase, giving the protein MTTDIVDRVLVAGGGIAGLAVRRALHRRGIPSLTLERRGGPAEAGLAINLPGNAVRALAQLGLLDDLRAVGARLRRREYRTERDRLLFAVDEEAFWGAEMGPHCLRRADLMRLLELGLATDDLRHGAGIAVGRQTAQRVEVDLDDGTTEAGGLLVGADGVHSRVRRSLFDDRAPGAALLASQSWRVMVPNPGIEAWTLWAGAGALFLLIPVDRGEAYAWISASDGSGEGLHPAGLRRAFATFPRRVRDTLETALAQPAGLHHSPLEEVRIPAWTRDRVVLVGDAAHATAPVWAQGAALALEDALVLADRLAGTRDWGTVGPDYERLRRPRVAHVQAMTDRLSRTATMPGWLRNALLPMIGPRSYRATYGPLRMAATT; this is encoded by the coding sequence ATGACCACCGACATCGTCGATCGCGTCCTCGTCGCCGGCGGCGGCATCGCCGGCCTGGCGGTCCGGCGTGCCCTCCACCGGCGCGGCATCCCGTCCCTCACGCTGGAACGGCGCGGAGGCCCGGCGGAGGCCGGCCTTGCCATCAACCTGCCGGGCAACGCAGTGCGGGCGCTGGCGCAACTCGGCCTCCTGGACGATCTCCGGGCGGTCGGTGCCCGCCTGCGCCGGCGCGAGTACCGCACCGAGCGCGACCGGCTGCTCTTCGCCGTCGACGAGGAAGCGTTCTGGGGGGCGGAGATGGGGCCGCACTGCCTGCGCCGCGCCGACCTGATGCGCCTGCTAGAGCTCGGTCTCGCCACCGACGATCTCCGTCACGGCGCCGGCATCGCGGTGGGCCGTCAGACTGCGCAGCGTGTCGAGGTCGATCTCGATGACGGCACGACCGAGGCGGGCGGCCTGCTCGTCGGGGCGGACGGCGTGCATTCGCGGGTGCGCCGCAGCCTGTTCGACGATCGCGCGCCGGGTGCGGCGCTGCTGGCGTCGCAGAGCTGGCGCGTCATGGTGCCGAATCCCGGCATCGAGGCCTGGACGCTGTGGGCCGGCGCCGGCGCGCTGTTCCTGCTCATCCCCGTCGATCGCGGCGAGGCCTATGCCTGGATCTCGGCGAGCGACGGGTCCGGGGAAGGGCTCCATCCGGCCGGCCTGCGGCGGGCCTTCGCGACCTTTCCGCGCCGCGTCCGCGACACCCTGGAGACGGCGCTCGCGCAGCCGGCGGGCCTCCATCACTCCCCGCTGGAGGAGGTCCGCATTCCGGCCTGGACCCGCGACCGGGTCGTGCTCGTCGGCGATGCCGCCCACGCCACCGCCCCGGTCTGGGCGCAAGGCGCGGCTTTGGCGCTCGAGGACGCGCTGGTCCTCGCCGATCGGCTGGCCGGAACGCGCGACTGGGGCACGGTCGGGCCGGATTACGAGCGGCTGCGCCGGCCGCGGGTCGCACATGTCCAGGCCATGACCGACCGCCTGTCGCGCACCGCCACGATGCCGGGCTGGCTGAGGAATGCGCTGCTGCCGATGATCGGGCCGCGCAGCTACCGCGCCACCTACGGGCCGCTCCGCATGGCGGCGACGACCTGA
- a CDS encoding LysR substrate-binding domain-containing protein → MNLRQVEAFRVVMLRGSMTAAAQALRTSQPSVSRLIADLEAATGLTLFERQGGRLRPTDEGLSFYREVERSFLGLENLAQAARDIRVFGSGRLRIAAMPVMALGFIPRCIRRFRAQFPTVAISLQMGSDGTVMRWMSASYCDIGFMANIVETPFIEYRPLYAIPGLCALPPGHRLADRAVIVPEDLEGEAFISLSLEDGARTRVDRAFEAAGVGRQLMLETPFGATICALVEQGLGIGIVNPIAADDYRRSGIAFRPFRPEIPFHGHALFPSRHLNNPLIDGFLAVVREELAGYETTATGLPE, encoded by the coding sequence ATGAACCTGAGGCAGGTTGAGGCCTTCCGCGTCGTGATGCTGCGCGGATCGATGACGGCGGCGGCACAGGCCCTGCGGACGTCGCAGCCGAGCGTCAGCCGGCTCATCGCGGATCTGGAGGCGGCGACCGGCCTCACCCTCTTCGAGCGCCAGGGCGGACGCCTGCGCCCGACCGACGAGGGCTTGTCCTTCTACCGCGAGGTCGAGCGCAGCTTCCTCGGACTCGAGAACCTCGCCCAGGCCGCGCGCGACATCCGGGTGTTCGGCAGCGGGCGCCTGCGGATCGCGGCGATGCCCGTGATGGCGCTCGGCTTCATCCCGCGCTGCATCCGGCGCTTCCGCGCGCAGTTTCCGACCGTCGCGATCTCCCTGCAGATGGGCAGCGACGGCACGGTGATGCGCTGGATGTCGGCGTCCTATTGCGACATCGGCTTCATGGCCAACATCGTCGAGACGCCGTTCATCGAGTACCGCCCGCTCTACGCGATCCCGGGCCTGTGCGCCCTGCCCCCGGGCCACCGGCTGGCGGACCGCGCCGTCATCGTGCCGGAGGACCTGGAAGGCGAGGCCTTCATCTCCCTCTCCCTGGAGGACGGGGCGCGAACCCGGGTCGACCGCGCCTTCGAGGCCGCGGGAGTCGGCCGCCAGCTGATGCTGGAGACGCCGTTCGGGGCAACGATCTGTGCCCTCGTCGAGCAGGGTCTCGGAATCGGCATCGTGAACCCGATCGCGGCCGACGATTACCGCCGCAGCGGCATCGCCTTCCGGCCGTTCCGGCCCGAGATCCCGTTCCACGGCCACGCCCTGTTCCCGAGCCGCCACCTCAACAACCCGCTCATCGACGGCTTCCTCGCCGTCGTGCGCGAGGAGCTGGCCGGCTACGAGACGACGGCGACGGGCCTGCCGGAGTGA
- a CDS encoding pyridoxal-phosphate dependent enzyme has protein sequence MVEQRDIQRQSPSGFACLRCDLALPLGDDDGGCPLCAAEGHAANLRLVFRGAASGRIVLPSTDGISLGEGGTPQIEAPDLAAEAGLGRLSLKLEWCNPTGSHKDRMSAPLLARARALGAPLVVAASSGNAGVSLAAYAARAGLPAEIATTPSMPAGARRAIQAYSARLVEVPDSAARWEHVGRRVADGAFAATNYRRPAIGTNPFGIAGYKVLAAEIAASGLPDFVVVPCARGDLLSGLLLGFQELGHGMPRLVAVEPFPRLAGVLAGADYRESFPGKTAQLSIGGDTVTFQALHALRESGGTAIVVDDEAARAAQRRLGRAGLHAELSAAASVAALFVLGAEGALAGRHAVALLTGSGAGAMDDGVPLNHTPPIDRRGTR, from the coding sequence ATGGTCGAGCAACGCGACATACAGAGGCAGTCTCCGAGCGGGTTCGCCTGCCTGCGCTGCGATCTCGCGCTCCCCCTCGGAGATGACGACGGCGGATGCCCGCTTTGCGCGGCGGAGGGTCACGCGGCGAACCTGCGGCTCGTCTTTCGCGGTGCAGCATCGGGCCGGATCGTCCTGCCCTCGACCGACGGCATCTCGCTGGGCGAGGGCGGAACACCGCAGATCGAGGCTCCTGACCTCGCCGCGGAGGCGGGTCTCGGTCGGCTGTCCCTGAAGCTCGAATGGTGCAATCCGACCGGCTCGCACAAGGACCGGATGAGCGCCCCGCTTCTCGCCCGGGCCCGCGCGCTGGGCGCCCCGCTGGTGGTGGCGGCGTCGAGCGGCAATGCCGGCGTGTCGCTCGCGGCCTACGCGGCGCGGGCGGGGCTGCCGGCCGAGATCGCCACGACCCCTTCCATGCCGGCCGGGGCGCGCCGGGCGATCCAGGCCTATAGCGCCCGGCTCGTCGAGGTCCCGGACAGTGCGGCACGCTGGGAGCATGTCGGGCGGCGCGTCGCGGACGGGGCCTTCGCGGCGACCAATTACCGGCGGCCGGCCATCGGCACCAACCCGTTCGGGATCGCCGGCTACAAGGTGCTCGCGGCCGAGATCGCCGCTTCGGGCCTGCCCGACTTCGTCGTCGTGCCGTGCGCCCGGGGCGACCTGCTGTCGGGGCTGCTCCTCGGCTTCCAGGAGCTCGGGCACGGGATGCCGCGTCTCGTCGCCGTCGAACCGTTCCCGCGCCTCGCCGGCGTCCTCGCCGGGGCCGATTACCGCGAGTCGTTTCCGGGCAAGACGGCGCAGCTCTCGATCGGCGGCGACACGGTGACATTCCAGGCCCTCCATGCCCTGCGCGAGAGCGGCGGCACGGCCATCGTCGTGGACGACGAGGCCGCGCGGGCGGCGCAGAGGCGCCTCGGCCGGGCCGGCCTCCACGCCGAACTGTCCGCCGCCGCGAGCGTCGCGGCCCTGTTCGTGCTTGGCGCCGAGGGGGCGCTCGCCGGCCGCCACGCCGTCGCCCTGCTCACCGGCTCGGGCGCCGGAGCGATGGATGACGGCGTCCCGCTGAACCACACACCGCCGATCGACCGGAGGGGAACCCGATGA
- a CDS encoding transporter substrate-binding domain-containing protein, which translates to MTLLRHLAHTAFVSAALMAAGLTAAAAQALPPLPKAIQAAGMLRAGVRCDQPPYGYKDESGNFSGIETDMAVQIAAWAFGSADKIELTCVTAENRIPQLMGKKVDILIATLGVTPERARVIDFSKPYRWGGSDMLVAKDSPIRKLDDVAGKTVVMLKGSTQAKWFEDTMPKVETLRLNTASDALQALKQGRGDAYTHDAATLVVVAAKDPSLRLVGEAFAVTDAAAGLRKNDPEWMAYVDAALARMKAEGLYAKWVDKWVPADLRPFYADAFTKPKPTAR; encoded by the coding sequence ATGACCTTGCTGCGGCACCTCGCGCACACCGCCTTCGTCTCTGCCGCCCTCATGGCCGCGGGCCTCACCGCCGCGGCGGCCCAGGCGCTGCCGCCGCTGCCGAAGGCGATCCAGGCCGCGGGCATGCTACGGGCCGGGGTGCGCTGCGACCAGCCGCCCTACGGCTACAAGGACGAGTCCGGAAATTTCTCCGGCATCGAGACCGACATGGCGGTCCAGATCGCCGCCTGGGCCTTCGGCTCGGCCGACAAGATCGAGCTGACCTGCGTCACCGCCGAGAACCGCATCCCGCAGCTCATGGGCAAGAAGGTCGACATCCTGATCGCGACCCTCGGGGTGACGCCGGAGCGGGCCCGGGTGATCGACTTCTCGAAGCCCTATCGCTGGGGCGGCTCGGACATGCTGGTGGCCAAGGACAGCCCGATCAGGAAGCTCGACGACGTCGCCGGCAAGACGGTCGTGATGCTCAAGGGCTCGACCCAGGCGAAGTGGTTCGAGGACACCATGCCGAAGGTCGAGACCCTGCGGCTCAACACGGCGTCCGACGCGCTCCAGGCGCTCAAGCAGGGCCGCGGCGACGCCTACACCCACGATGCCGCGACGCTGGTGGTGGTCGCCGCCAAGGATCCGTCGTTGCGCCTCGTCGGCGAGGCCTTCGCGGTCACGGACGCCGCCGCGGGCCTGCGCAAGAACGACCCCGAGTGGATGGCTTATGTCGATGCGGCGCTCGCCCGGATGAAGGCGGAGGGGCTCTACGCGAAGTGGGTCGACAAGTGGGTGCCCGCCGACCTGCGTCCCTTCTACGCCGACGCCTTCACCAAGCCGAAGCCGACCGCGCGCTGA
- a CDS encoding amino acid ABC transporter permease: protein MDFDLAYLAAQGPALMRGLWLTVQVSLLSIVLSVLVGLLGAAVRVLEVPVLDRVVAAYVEFIRNTPMLAQLFFIFYGLPGIGLKLSLFWSGVLCLTVWAGAYQIENLRGGLATVGKGLREASYALGLTPWRFFHLVAAPLAIRVALPAMLNTAISLLKNSSYLQAIGLAELTYVAIDRISMDFRTLEMFAAICVIYLALVLVLSFLASRLELRLNAPFRH, encoded by the coding sequence ATGGATTTCGATCTCGCCTACCTGGCGGCGCAGGGGCCCGCGCTGATGCGCGGCCTGTGGCTCACGGTCCAGGTCAGCCTGTTGTCGATCGTGCTCTCGGTGCTGGTCGGCCTCCTCGGCGCGGCCGTGCGGGTGCTCGAAGTGCCGGTGCTCGACCGGGTCGTGGCGGCCTATGTCGAGTTCATCCGCAACACGCCGATGCTGGCGCAGCTGTTCTTCATCTTCTACGGATTGCCCGGCATCGGCCTGAAGCTGTCGCTGTTCTGGTCGGGCGTGCTCTGCCTGACGGTGTGGGCCGGCGCCTACCAGATCGAGAACCTGCGCGGCGGCCTCGCGACCGTGGGCAAGGGCCTGCGCGAGGCCTCCTACGCCCTTGGGCTCACGCCGTGGCGGTTCTTCCACCTCGTCGCGGCGCCGCTGGCGATCCGGGTGGCGCTGCCGGCGATGCTCAACACCGCGATCTCGCTCCTGAAGAACTCCTCCTACCTCCAGGCGATCGGCCTCGCCGAGCTCACCTACGTGGCGATCGACCGGATCTCGATGGACTTTCGCACGCTCGAGATGTTCGCGGCGATCTGCGTGATCTACCTCGCCCTGGTCCTCGTCCTGTCGTTCCTGGCGAGCCGGCTCGAACTCCGGCTCAACGCGCCGTTCCGGCACTGA
- a CDS encoding amino acid ABC transporter permease, whose product MDLLVKNLPFILQGLGMTLALSLTTLLFVTLLSGILGVLATLRFRSLRILVRVWVELFRDIPLIVNIFLVFFVAPLAGLDLTPFWAVTVGLSLWGSANGAEIVRSGLNAVPRHQWQSAAALGLKTWEVYGFITGPQALRAILPPFVGLLTLLIQATSLGALVGVGEFFKVGQIIVERTTMMEGWNPAFLVYGAVLVTYFVICSGLSWFGRWLERRLGRPQSRPAPEAAAAARAPAPQLP is encoded by the coding sequence ATGGATCTCCTCGTCAAGAACCTGCCCTTCATCCTCCAGGGCCTCGGCATGACGCTGGCGCTCTCGCTCACCACGCTCCTCTTCGTCACTCTCCTGTCCGGGATCCTCGGCGTCCTCGCGACCCTGCGCTTCCGCTCCCTGCGGATCCTGGTGCGGGTCTGGGTCGAGCTGTTTCGCGACATCCCGCTGATCGTGAACATCTTCCTGGTGTTCTTCGTGGCGCCGCTCGCCGGGCTCGACCTGACGCCGTTCTGGGCCGTGACGGTCGGCCTGTCGCTGTGGGGCAGCGCCAACGGCGCCGAGATCGTGCGCAGCGGCCTCAACGCCGTGCCGCGCCACCAGTGGCAGAGCGCCGCCGCCCTCGGCCTCAAGACCTGGGAGGTCTACGGCTTCATCACCGGGCCGCAGGCTTTGCGCGCCATCCTGCCGCCCTTCGTCGGGCTGCTGACGCTGCTGATCCAGGCGACGTCGCTCGGCGCCCTCGTCGGCGTCGGCGAGTTCTTCAAGGTCGGGCAGATCATCGTCGAGCGCACCACGATGATGGAGGGCTGGAACCCGGCCTTCCTCGTCTACGGCGCCGTGCTCGTCACCTATTTCGTGATCTGCTCCGGCCTGTCCTGGTTCGGCCGCTGGCTGGAGCGGCGTCTCGGCCGGCCCCAGAGCCGCCCCGCTCCCGAGGCGGCCGCCGCCGCCCGCGCACCCGCCCCGCAGCTTCCCTGA
- the argH gene encoding argininosuccinate lyase, with product MESKVSRRLTEPVAPEVCEHIYAPRLARDFQAVFAHMTDLNQAHVLMLAACGLVSPAAARALAAGLLRMEEEGPGAVPLDPEREDSYFNYEAQLIRLIGADAGGRMHIARSRNDLTSALDRMRARDLLLDAGQALLSVEEHALDGAYRFRDVVMPGYTHLQPAQPVTYGFYLAGVAQSLARDFGRLSDAWARTNASPLGAGALAGTAFAIDREMLAKSLGFDGLVENALDAVATRDFGLEILAGLSQVAIGWSRVAQDYHVLVSHEFQTIEFPDRVTGTSSIMPQKKNPVVLEHLKGKAGQMLGLYVAAASAVKGTHFTNTIDGNRETMRGVWEAGEETLRCLSLFDLVIATARPNAALMRRRVTEDFCAATDLADLMVREAGLSFREAHHVVGAVVRAAMDAGLSAEGITPAMVDAAALSEAGRALHLPDEAVRRSLDPGSSVAARTLPGGPAPEAVARSVEAAQGRLEARRAALVARRTQLQAARDALKRAVRELAA from the coding sequence ATGGAATCGAAGGTCAGCCGCCGGCTCACCGAGCCGGTCGCGCCGGAGGTGTGCGAGCACATCTACGCGCCCCGCCTGGCGCGGGACTTCCAGGCCGTGTTCGCCCACATGACCGACCTCAACCAGGCCCACGTGCTGATGCTCGCGGCCTGCGGCCTGGTCAGTCCGGCGGCGGCGCGGGCGCTGGCGGCGGGCCTGCTGCGAATGGAGGAGGAGGGGCCCGGCGCCGTCCCCCTCGATCCCGAGCGGGAGGATTCGTACTTCAACTACGAGGCGCAGCTGATCCGGCTGATCGGCGCGGATGCCGGCGGGCGGATGCACATCGCCCGCAGCCGCAACGACCTGACCTCGGCCCTCGACCGGATGCGGGCCCGCGACCTACTGCTCGATGCCGGCCAGGCCCTGCTCTCGGTCGAGGAGCACGCGCTGGACGGCGCCTATCGCTTCCGCGACGTGGTGATGCCCGGCTACACCCATCTCCAGCCGGCCCAGCCCGTCACCTACGGCTTCTACCTCGCCGGGGTGGCGCAGTCCCTCGCCCGCGATTTCGGCCGCCTGTCGGATGCCTGGGCGCGCACCAATGCGAGCCCGCTCGGGGCCGGCGCGCTCGCCGGCACCGCCTTCGCGATCGACCGGGAGATGCTGGCCAAAAGCCTCGGCTTCGACGGGCTCGTCGAGAACGCGCTCGATGCCGTCGCGACCCGCGATTTCGGGCTCGAGATCCTGGCCGGCCTGTCGCAAGTGGCGATCGGGTGGAGCCGGGTGGCGCAGGATTACCACGTCCTGGTCTCGCACGAGTTCCAGACGATCGAGTTTCCCGACCGCGTCACCGGCACCTCCAGCATCATGCCGCAGAAGAAAAACCCGGTGGTGCTGGAGCATCTGAAGGGCAAGGCCGGCCAGATGCTCGGCCTCTACGTGGCGGCGGCGAGCGCCGTGAAGGGCACGCACTTCACCAACACCATCGACGGCAACCGCGAGACGATGCGCGGCGTGTGGGAGGCGGGCGAGGAGACCTTGCGCTGCCTGTCCCTGTTCGACCTCGTCATCGCGACCGCGCGCCCCAACGCCGCCCTGATGCGCCGGCGCGTCACCGAGGACTTTTGCGCCGCCACCGACCTCGCCGACCTGATGGTGCGCGAGGCCGGCCTGTCCTTCCGCGAGGCGCACCACGTCGTCGGCGCGGTGGTGCGGGCGGCGATGGATGCGGGCCTCTCGGCCGAGGGCATCACGCCCGCGATGGTCGACGCGGCGGCCCTCAGCGAGGCCGGCCGGGCGCTTCACCTCCCGGACGAGGCCGTGCGGCGAAGCCTCGATCCGGGCTCAAGCGTCGCCGCCCGCACCCTGCCGGGCGGACCGGCGCCGGAGGCGGTGGCCCGCAGCGTCGAGGCGGCGCAAGGCCGGCTCGAAGCGCGCCGCGCCGCCCTCGTCGCCCGGCGCACGCAGCTCCAGGCGGCGCGCGACGCGCTCAAGCGGGCCGTGCGGGAGCTCGCCGCATGA
- a CDS encoding amino acid ABC transporter ATP-binding protein, giving the protein MNAEPLISLRGLTKNFGAFRALHGIELDVAAGSVVVLIGPSGSGKSTLIRCINGLVRPDSGSLRVAGRSVDLGDEGAWQRLRTEIGMVFQDYALFPHLTVLRNMTLTPMRRLGLSREEAEAQARALLARVGLAHKAEDFPSALSGGQQQRVAIVRALAMRPKAILFDEPTSALDPETIVDVLDVMRGLARDGTTMVVVTHEMGFAREVADRVVFMAEGAIVEEGPPSALFGDPRHARTKSFLSSLRRTPEALHA; this is encoded by the coding sequence ATGAATGCGGAACCCCTCATCTCCCTGCGCGGGCTCACCAAAAACTTCGGTGCGTTCCGGGCCCTGCACGGCATCGAGCTCGACGTCGCGGCCGGCAGCGTCGTGGTGCTGATCGGCCCGAGCGGGTCGGGCAAGAGCACCCTGATCCGCTGCATCAACGGGCTGGTGCGGCCGGATTCGGGGAGCCTGCGCGTCGCCGGCCGGTCGGTCGATCTTGGCGACGAGGGCGCCTGGCAGCGCCTGCGGACCGAGATCGGCATGGTGTTTCAGGACTACGCCCTGTTCCCGCACCTCACGGTCCTGCGCAACATGACGCTGACGCCGATGCGCCGGCTCGGCCTGTCGCGAGAGGAGGCCGAGGCGCAGGCCAGAGCGCTCCTCGCCCGGGTCGGCCTCGCCCACAAGGCGGAGGACTTTCCGAGTGCCCTCTCGGGCGGCCAGCAGCAGCGGGTCGCGATCGTGCGGGCGCTCGCCATGCGGCCGAAGGCGATCCTGTTCGACGAGCCGACCTCCGCCCTCGACCCGGAGACGATCGTCGACGTCCTCGACGTGATGCGCGGGCTCGCCCGCGACGGCACCACGATGGTGGTCGTCACCCACGAGATGGGGTTTGCCCGCGAGGTCGCCGACCGCGTCGTCTTCATGGCCGAGGGCGCCATCGTCGAGGAGGGACCGCCCTCGGCCCTCTTCGGCGACCCGCGGCACGCGCGCACGAAAAGCTTCCTCTCCTCCCTTCGCCGTACCCCCGAGGCCCTCCATGCCTGA